The Denticeps clupeoides chromosome 5, fDenClu1.1, whole genome shotgun sequence genome includes a region encoding these proteins:
- the LOC114790673 gene encoding 2-oxoglutarate receptor 1-like isoform X1: protein MDNSSADNCTNVDETVKHYYLPVMYSIIFVVGLAGNLTSLVVYLFKVRPWKSCSIIMVNLAATDLLFVLSMPFLIYYYSSGDSWKLGDFMCRFVRFGYHFNLYGSILFLTCLAIFRYLVVLHPLKVIEYQRVRWGVLACLVIWALAAAEIGPMMTMITLVEQNNKTQCLDFASNDPAQVWWYSWILAVFGYFVPLVVVCVCYAFIARELNKGPHIQSPQRTRARRLTMVVIICFVVCFMPFHILRALRVDTRRRPDTPCMLLHGVNAAYVISRPLASFNSIFNLILYTLAGDHFQQALQSLVHGKRWRRMKAHMHIMVVNRPALNHT, encoded by the coding sequence ATGGATAATTCCTCGGCTGACAATTGTACGAATGTGGACGAGACGGTAAAGCATTATTACTTGCCCGTCATGTACAGCATCATCTTTGTCGTTGGCCTGGCGGGGAACCTGACCTCCCTGGTGGTCTACTTATTCAAGGTGCGTCCCTGGAAGAGTTGCAGCATCATCATGGTCAACCTGGCTGCCACAGATCTTCTGTTTGTCCTCAGCATGCCATTCCTGATATATTACTACAGCTCGGGAGACTCGTGGAAGCTGGGCGATTTCATGTGCCGCTTTGTCCGCTTCGGCTACCACTTCAACCTCTATGGCagcatcctcttcctcacctgCCTGGCCATCTTCCGATACTTAGTAGTGCTGCATCCCCTGAAGGTAATTGAGTATCAGAGAGTCAGGTGGGGGGTGCTGGCTTGCCTGGTGATCTGGGCTCTGGCAGCAGCTGAGATCGGCCCCATGATGACCATGATCACTCTGGTGGAGCAGAACAACAAGACTCAATGTCTGGATTTTGCCAGCAATGACCCAGCGCAGGTGTGGTGGTACAGCTGGATTCTGGCGGTGTTCGGCTACTTCGTGCcgttggtggtggtgtgtgtgtgctacgcATTCATTGCACGGGAGCTGAATAAAGGCCCGCACATACAGAGCCCTCAGCGCACCCGAGCCCGACGACTCACCATGGTCGTGATTATCTGCtttgtggtttgtttcatgccATTTCACATTCTCCGAGCGCTCCGGGTGGACACGCGGCGCAGGCCGGACACGCCATGCATGCTATTGCACGGGGTGAACGCCGCCTATGTCATCTCTCGTCCCCTGGCAAGCTTCAACTCCATCTTCAACCTGATCCTTTACACACTGGCTGGAGACCATTTCCAGCAGGCTTTACAAAGCCTCGTACACGGCAAGCGCTGGAGAAGGATGAAAGCTCACATGCACATAATGGTTGTCAACCGGCCTGCCCTCAACCACACATGA
- the LOC114790673 gene encoding 2-oxoglutarate receptor 1-like isoform X2, translated as MDNSSADNCTNVDETVRPWKSCSIIMVNLAATDLLFVLSMPFLIYYYSSGDSWKLGDFMCRFVRFGYHFNLYGSILFLTCLAIFRYLVVLHPLKVIEYQRVRWGVLACLVIWALAAAEIGPMMTMITLVEQNNKTQCLDFASNDPAQVWWYSWILAVFGYFVPLVVVCVCYAFIARELNKGPHIQSPQRTRARRLTMVVIICFVVCFMPFHILRALRVDTRRRPDTPCMLLHGVNAAYVISRPLASFNSIFNLILYTLAGDHFQQALQSLVHGKRWRRMKAHMHIMVVNRPALNHT; from the exons ATGGATAATTCCTCGGCTGACAATTGTACGAATGTGGACGAGACG GTGCGTCCCTGGAAGAGTTGCAGCATCATCATGGTCAACCTGGCTGCCACAGATCTTCTGTTTGTCCTCAGCATGCCATTCCTGATATATTACTACAGCTCGGGAGACTCGTGGAAGCTGGGCGATTTCATGTGCCGCTTTGTCCGCTTCGGCTACCACTTCAACCTCTATGGCagcatcctcttcctcacctgCCTGGCCATCTTCCGATACTTAGTAGTGCTGCATCCCCTGAAGGTAATTGAGTATCAGAGAGTCAGGTGGGGGGTGCTGGCTTGCCTGGTGATCTGGGCTCTGGCAGCAGCTGAGATCGGCCCCATGATGACCATGATCACTCTGGTGGAGCAGAACAACAAGACTCAATGTCTGGATTTTGCCAGCAATGACCCAGCGCAGGTGTGGTGGTACAGCTGGATTCTGGCGGTGTTCGGCTACTTCGTGCcgttggtggtggtgtgtgtgtgctacgcATTCATTGCACGGGAGCTGAATAAAGGCCCGCACATACAGAGCCCTCAGCGCACCCGAGCCCGACGACTCACCATGGTCGTGATTATCTGCtttgtggtttgtttcatgccATTTCACATTCTCCGAGCGCTCCGGGTGGACACGCGGCGCAGGCCGGACACGCCATGCATGCTATTGCACGGGGTGAACGCCGCCTATGTCATCTCTCGTCCCCTGGCAAGCTTCAACTCCATCTTCAACCTGATCCTTTACACACTGGCTGGAGACCATTTCCAGCAGGCTTTACAAAGCCTCGTACACGGCAAGCGCTGGAGAAGGATGAAAGCTCACATGCACATAATGGTTGTCAACCGGCCTGCCCTCAACCACACATGA
- the LOC114790973 gene encoding 2-oxoglutarate receptor 1-like, protein MGNSSSDNCTNVDEMVKHYYLPVMYSIIFVVGLVGNLTSLVVYIFKVRPWKSCSVIMVNLAATDLLYILTMPFFVYYYSSGDSWKLGNFMCRFIRFAYHFNLYGSILFLTCLAIFRYLVVLHPLKAIEFQRIKWGVLACLVTWALTAAAIGPMMSIITLVEQNNKTQCPDFASNDPAQVWWYSWILAVFGYFVPLVVVCVCYAFIARELDKGPHIESPHRTRARRLTMVVIICFVICFMPFHILRALRVDTRRRPDTPCMLLHGVNATYIISRPLASFNTVFNLILYTLAGDRFQQALQSLIQGELWRRMKTHINVLVVYKPAFNLTRPRHPTHNTEEFRRIP, encoded by the coding sequence ATGGGGAATTCCTCGTCTGACAATTGTACGAATGTGGACGAGATGGTAAAGCATTATTACTTGCCCGTCATGTACAGCATCATCTTTGTCGTTGGCCTGGTGGGCAACCTGACCTCCCTGGTGGTCTACATATTCAAGGTGCGTCCCTGGAAGAGTTGCAGCGTCATCATGGTCAACCTGGCTGCCACAGACTTGCTGTACATCCTCACCATGCCCTTCTTTGTGTACTACTACAGCTCGGGAGACTCGTGGAAGCTGGGCAACTTTATGTGCCGCTTTATCCGCTTCGCCTACCACTTTAACCTCTATGGCagcatcctcttcctcacctgCCTGGCCATCTTCCGATACTTAGTAGTGCTGCATCCCCTGAAGGCGATTGAGTTTCAGAGAATTAAGTGGGGGGTGCTGGCTTGCCTGGTGACCTGGGCTCTGACTGCAGCTGCGATCGGCCCCATGATGTCCATAATCACTCTGGTGGAGCAGAACAACAAGACTCAATGTCCAGATTTTGCCAGCAATGACCCAGCGCAGGTGTGGTGGTACAGCTGGATTCTGGCGGTGTTTGGCTACTTTGTGCcgttggtggtggtgtgtgtgtgctacgcATTCATTGCACGGGAGCTGGATAAAGGCCCGCACATAGAGAGCCCTCATCGCACCCGAGCCCGCCGACTCACCATGGTCGTGATTATCTGCTTTGTGATTTGTTTCATGCCATTTCACATTCTCCGAGCGCTCCGTGTGGACACACGGCGCAGGCCGGACACGCCATGCATGCTATTGCACGGGGTGAACGCCACCTATATCATCTCTCGTCCCCTGGCAAGCTTCAACACCGTCTTTAACCTGATCCTTTACACGCTGGCTGGAGACCGTTTCCAGCAGGCTTTACAAAGCCTCATACAGGGTGAACTCTGGAGAAGGATGAAAACTCACATCAACGTGCTGGTTGTCTACAAGCCTGCCTTTAATCTTACACGACCCAGACATCCAACACACAACACGGAGGAATTCAGGAGAATTCCTTGA